In Musa acuminata AAA Group cultivar baxijiao chromosome BXJ2-8, Cavendish_Baxijiao_AAA, whole genome shotgun sequence, one genomic interval encodes:
- the LOC135619790 gene encoding auxin response factor 19-like isoform X1: MKAAANGAAVPNPCEAVTGDRNTINPELWHACAGPLVTLPPVGSLVVYFPQGHSEQVAASMQKDIDAHVPNYPNLPSKLICLLHNVTLHADLETDEVYAQMTLQPANSYDKEALQASELALKQTRPQTEFFCKTLTASDTSTHGGFSVPRRAAEKNFPPLDFSMQPPSQELQARDLHDNLWTFRHIYRGQPKRHLLTTGWSLFVGGKRLFAGDSVLFIRDKKQQLLLGIRRANRQPTNISSSVLSSDSMHIGILAAAAHAAANHSPFTVFYNPRASPSEFVVPFAKYQKAVYSNQISLGMRFRMMFETEELGTRRYMGTITGISDLDPVRWKNSQWCNLQVGWDESAAGERRNRVSIWDIEPVVAPFFICPPPFFRKRPIPPGVPDDESSEMEIFFKRAMPWLGEEICIKDSQTQSTIMPGLSLVQWMNLQQNPSLANQTLLAETLQSLNGAVMQNLGTTDLCRQYGLHPQTLQHNNIQFNTNRFPPQAQEVDEIVKVPIPLNQLSVASTPPQQMPDLTVQTKHQFVNQALPNQRHNNVVQPQVLVQTQVQPQQQPVLQNNQLSQSSLPQDQQHPQQLLLQQLRQQLQQQQHQQQHHQQLQQQYEQQQSRTPVMVPSQMNEQLSDQHIQLQLLKKLHQPQQQQQQSFSQSRMQQPQHSQIQEYQKAAIDVPQQLSNSHAQVQQPAILQQCAKAISQVARPQTFQNQPQQNPPQQQLLHGELHRAILPASPATNLIRASGSLLGAGRAQSGVTDDIPSCSTSPSANNVVILPDSILNRTQHCNISTEKMSQSVTMLGPNFFEAAAVNPDISKEITKDVHDAKLLIPISKVQNQAVVAPQTYISNAVQMDCLDTTSSATSVCLSQTDGPLRQSLPLSSSNQPSMLRDPLPDIDVQGTDPRNSLLFGVNIDDSLGIPLATDSLLINNVDSGKYQNHIAGNVVANYNTSKDIQQELSSTMVSQSFGVPDMAFNSINSTTNENGFLNKNSWVPTPPLPLQRMRTYTKVYKRGAVGRSIDVTHYSGYDELKHDLARMFSIEGQLEDRQRIGWKLVYVDHENDVLLVGDDPWEEFVNCVRCIKILSPQEVQQMSLDVDLGNNNLPNQACNSSDGGNPLRGHGDQNSGNPSAGSYDRFE; this comes from the exons GTCGCAGCTTCTATGCAAAAGGATATTGATGCTCATGTTCCAAATTATCCAAATCTCCCCTCAAAGTTGATATGCCTTCTTCACAATGTCACACTGCAT GCAGATCTAGAGACAGATGAAGTTTATGCTCAAATGACTCTTCAGCCAGCCAACTCA TATGACAAGGAGGCATTGCAAGCATCAGAGCTTGCATTAAAACAAACCAGGCCACAGACAGAATTCTTTTGTAAAACACTTACTGCAAGTGATACAAGCACTCATGGAGGTTTCTCTGTACCTCGTCGTGCTGCAGAGAAAAATTTTCCTCCTCTT GACTTTTCAATGCAGCCACCTTCTCAAGAACTGCAGGCGAGAGACTTGCATGATAATTTGTGGACCTTCCGTCACATCTATCGAG GTCAACCCAAAAGGCACTTGCTCACAACTGGTTGGAGCTTATTTGTGGGTGGAAAGAGGCTCTTTGCTGGTGATTCCGTCTTATTTATTCG GGATAAAAAACAACAGCTTCTTTTAGGCATTAGGCGTGCTAACAGGCAACCTACTAACATATCATCATCGGTTCTTTCAAGTGATAGTATGCATATTGGGATTCTTGCTGCTGCAGCCCATGCTGCCGCCAATCACAGCCCATTCACTGTATTTTACAACCCAAG GGCTAGTCCTTCAGAGTTTGTTGTTCCTTTTGCAAAGTACCAGAAAGCAGTATATAGCAACCAAATATCACTGGGTATGCGCTTTCGTATGATGTTCGAAACCGAAGAATTAGGAACACGAAG GTACATGGGTACAATCACAGGTATTAGCGATCTAGATCCTGTTAGGTGGAAAAACTCACAATGGTGCAATTTGCAG GTAGGATGGGATGAGTCTGCAGCAGGTGAGAGGCGCAACAGAGTCTCTATATGGGATATTGAACCTGTAGTAGCTCCTTTCTTCATCTGTCCTCCACCATTTTTTAGAAAGCGACCCATACCACCAGGAGTGCCAG ATGATGAATCATCAGAAATGGAAATTTTTTTCAAGAGGGCAATGCCTTGGCTTGGAGAGGAGATCTGCATAAAGGATTCTCAAACTCAGAGCACTATAATGCCTGGCCTAAGTTTAGTTCAATGGATGAATTTGCAGCAGAATCCCTCTCTAGCTAACCAAACCCTGCTGGCAGAAACTTTGCAGTCCCTTAATGGAGCAGTTATGCAGAACCTTGGCACAACTGATCTTTGTAGGCAGTATGGTTTGCACCCTCAAACATTGCAGCATAATAACATACAGTTCAACACTAACAGGTTCCCTCCACAAGCCCAAGAAGTTGATGAAATCGTTAAGGTGCCAATTCCACTGAACCAGTTGAGTGTTGCTAGTACACCACCACAACAAATGCCAGATTTAACCGTGCAGACAAAGCATCAATTTGTTAACCAAGCATTACCGAATCAGAGGCACAACAATGTTGTGCAGCCACAAGTACTGGTCCAGACTCAAGTGCAGCCACAGCAGCAGCCAGTGCTTCAGAACAATCAGCTATCACAATCCAGTCTCCCACAAGATCAGCAACATCCTCAGCAACTGCTTCTGCAACAACTAAGGCAGCAGCTTCAGCAGCAGCAACATCAACAGCAACACCACCAGCAACTTCAGCAGCAATATGAGCAACAGCAAAGTAGGACCCCTGTTATGGTCCCCAGCCAAATGAATGAACAGTTATCTGACCAACACATTCAGTTGCAGCTGCTAAAGAAACTCCATCagccacagcagcagcagcagcagtcatTTTCACAGTCCAGAATGCAACAGCCTCAACATTCTCAAATTCAGGAATACCAGAAAGCTGCCATAGATGTACCACAGCAATTATCAAACTCCCATGCACAAGTTCAGCAGCCAGCAATCTTGCAACAATGTGCAAAAGCTATTTCACAGGTTGCAAGGCCACAAACCTTTCAGAACCAGCCACAACAAAATCCTCCTCAGCAGCAACTTCTACATGGTGAGTTGCATCGGGCAATTCTTCCTGCCTCACCAGCAACCAATCTGATCCGTGCTAGTGGCAGTTTGCTTGGTGCTGGGAGGGCACAGTCGGGAGTTACAGATGACATCCCATCTTGCTCTACATCACCTTCAGCAAACAATGTAGTTATTCTTCCCGATTCAATTTTAAATAGGACCCAACACTGCAATATTTCAACAGAAAAGATGTCTCAGTCAGTTACAATGCTTGGTCCAAACTTCTTCGAAGCTGCTGCAGTGAATCCTGACATCTCCAAGGAAATTACTAAAGATGTACATGACGCGAAGCTTTTGATCCCAATTTCCAAGGTGCAAAATCAGGCTGTTGTTGCCcctcagacatacataagcaatgCAGTGCAAATGGATTGCTTGGACACAACCTCTTCTGCAACTTCAGTGTGCCTATCTCAGACTGATGGACCTTTGCGTCAAAGCCTACCTCTCTCTTCTTCCAATCAACCGTCAATGCTAAGAGATCCACTTCCAGATATTGATGTCCAGGGCACAGATCCAAGAAATAGTCTCCTATTTGGAGTTAATATTGATGATTCATTGGGAATACCTCTGGCCACTGATAGTTTGCTAATTAATAATGTTGATTCAGGAAAGTATCAGAATCATATCGCAGGAAATGTGGTTGCCAATTATAATACCTCAAAAGATATCCAACAAGAGCTatcatcaacaatggtttcacaatCATTCGGAGTTCCAGACATGGCATTCAATTCTATTAATTCAACAACTAATGAGAATGGATTCTTAAACAAAAATTCCTGGGTACCGACTCCACCACTGCCACTTCAACGCATGCGCACTTACACGAAG GTATACAAGCGTGGAGCTGTTGGTAGATCGATAGATGTCACACATTATTCAGGCTATGATGAGCTGAAACATGATCTTGCACGAATGTTCAGTATAGAGGGGCAGCTCGAAGATCGGCAAAGAATTGGCTGGAAGCTAGTTTATGTAGATCACGAGAATGATGTTCTCCTTGTGGGGGATGACCCATGGGA GGAGTTTGTGAACTGTGTTCGGTGCATCAAGATATTGTCCCCACAAGAAGTCCAACAGATGAGCTTGGATGTCGATCTAGGGAACAACAACCTCCCAAATCAGGCTTGCAACAGTTCAGATGGTGGAAATCCCTTGAGGGGCCATGGAGATCAGAACTCAGGCAACCCTTCGGCTGGATCATATGATCGCTTTGAATGA
- the LOC135619790 gene encoding auxin response factor 19-like isoform X2, which yields MKAAANGAAVPNPCEGDRNTINPELWHACAGPLVTLPPVGSLVVYFPQGHSEQVAASMQKDIDAHVPNYPNLPSKLICLLHNVTLHADLETDEVYAQMTLQPANSYDKEALQASELALKQTRPQTEFFCKTLTASDTSTHGGFSVPRRAAEKNFPPLDFSMQPPSQELQARDLHDNLWTFRHIYRGQPKRHLLTTGWSLFVGGKRLFAGDSVLFIRDKKQQLLLGIRRANRQPTNISSSVLSSDSMHIGILAAAAHAAANHSPFTVFYNPRASPSEFVVPFAKYQKAVYSNQISLGMRFRMMFETEELGTRRYMGTITGISDLDPVRWKNSQWCNLQVGWDESAAGERRNRVSIWDIEPVVAPFFICPPPFFRKRPIPPGVPDDESSEMEIFFKRAMPWLGEEICIKDSQTQSTIMPGLSLVQWMNLQQNPSLANQTLLAETLQSLNGAVMQNLGTTDLCRQYGLHPQTLQHNNIQFNTNRFPPQAQEVDEIVKVPIPLNQLSVASTPPQQMPDLTVQTKHQFVNQALPNQRHNNVVQPQVLVQTQVQPQQQPVLQNNQLSQSSLPQDQQHPQQLLLQQLRQQLQQQQHQQQHHQQLQQQYEQQQSRTPVMVPSQMNEQLSDQHIQLQLLKKLHQPQQQQQQSFSQSRMQQPQHSQIQEYQKAAIDVPQQLSNSHAQVQQPAILQQCAKAISQVARPQTFQNQPQQNPPQQQLLHGELHRAILPASPATNLIRASGSLLGAGRAQSGVTDDIPSCSTSPSANNVVILPDSILNRTQHCNISTEKMSQSVTMLGPNFFEAAAVNPDISKEITKDVHDAKLLIPISKVQNQAVVAPQTYISNAVQMDCLDTTSSATSVCLSQTDGPLRQSLPLSSSNQPSMLRDPLPDIDVQGTDPRNSLLFGVNIDDSLGIPLATDSLLINNVDSGKYQNHIAGNVVANYNTSKDIQQELSSTMVSQSFGVPDMAFNSINSTTNENGFLNKNSWVPTPPLPLQRMRTYTKVYKRGAVGRSIDVTHYSGYDELKHDLARMFSIEGQLEDRQRIGWKLVYVDHENDVLLVGDDPWEEFVNCVRCIKILSPQEVQQMSLDVDLGNNNLPNQACNSSDGGNPLRGHGDQNSGNPSAGSYDRFE from the exons GTCGCAGCTTCTATGCAAAAGGATATTGATGCTCATGTTCCAAATTATCCAAATCTCCCCTCAAAGTTGATATGCCTTCTTCACAATGTCACACTGCAT GCAGATCTAGAGACAGATGAAGTTTATGCTCAAATGACTCTTCAGCCAGCCAACTCA TATGACAAGGAGGCATTGCAAGCATCAGAGCTTGCATTAAAACAAACCAGGCCACAGACAGAATTCTTTTGTAAAACACTTACTGCAAGTGATACAAGCACTCATGGAGGTTTCTCTGTACCTCGTCGTGCTGCAGAGAAAAATTTTCCTCCTCTT GACTTTTCAATGCAGCCACCTTCTCAAGAACTGCAGGCGAGAGACTTGCATGATAATTTGTGGACCTTCCGTCACATCTATCGAG GTCAACCCAAAAGGCACTTGCTCACAACTGGTTGGAGCTTATTTGTGGGTGGAAAGAGGCTCTTTGCTGGTGATTCCGTCTTATTTATTCG GGATAAAAAACAACAGCTTCTTTTAGGCATTAGGCGTGCTAACAGGCAACCTACTAACATATCATCATCGGTTCTTTCAAGTGATAGTATGCATATTGGGATTCTTGCTGCTGCAGCCCATGCTGCCGCCAATCACAGCCCATTCACTGTATTTTACAACCCAAG GGCTAGTCCTTCAGAGTTTGTTGTTCCTTTTGCAAAGTACCAGAAAGCAGTATATAGCAACCAAATATCACTGGGTATGCGCTTTCGTATGATGTTCGAAACCGAAGAATTAGGAACACGAAG GTACATGGGTACAATCACAGGTATTAGCGATCTAGATCCTGTTAGGTGGAAAAACTCACAATGGTGCAATTTGCAG GTAGGATGGGATGAGTCTGCAGCAGGTGAGAGGCGCAACAGAGTCTCTATATGGGATATTGAACCTGTAGTAGCTCCTTTCTTCATCTGTCCTCCACCATTTTTTAGAAAGCGACCCATACCACCAGGAGTGCCAG ATGATGAATCATCAGAAATGGAAATTTTTTTCAAGAGGGCAATGCCTTGGCTTGGAGAGGAGATCTGCATAAAGGATTCTCAAACTCAGAGCACTATAATGCCTGGCCTAAGTTTAGTTCAATGGATGAATTTGCAGCAGAATCCCTCTCTAGCTAACCAAACCCTGCTGGCAGAAACTTTGCAGTCCCTTAATGGAGCAGTTATGCAGAACCTTGGCACAACTGATCTTTGTAGGCAGTATGGTTTGCACCCTCAAACATTGCAGCATAATAACATACAGTTCAACACTAACAGGTTCCCTCCACAAGCCCAAGAAGTTGATGAAATCGTTAAGGTGCCAATTCCACTGAACCAGTTGAGTGTTGCTAGTACACCACCACAACAAATGCCAGATTTAACCGTGCAGACAAAGCATCAATTTGTTAACCAAGCATTACCGAATCAGAGGCACAACAATGTTGTGCAGCCACAAGTACTGGTCCAGACTCAAGTGCAGCCACAGCAGCAGCCAGTGCTTCAGAACAATCAGCTATCACAATCCAGTCTCCCACAAGATCAGCAACATCCTCAGCAACTGCTTCTGCAACAACTAAGGCAGCAGCTTCAGCAGCAGCAACATCAACAGCAACACCACCAGCAACTTCAGCAGCAATATGAGCAACAGCAAAGTAGGACCCCTGTTATGGTCCCCAGCCAAATGAATGAACAGTTATCTGACCAACACATTCAGTTGCAGCTGCTAAAGAAACTCCATCagccacagcagcagcagcagcagtcatTTTCACAGTCCAGAATGCAACAGCCTCAACATTCTCAAATTCAGGAATACCAGAAAGCTGCCATAGATGTACCACAGCAATTATCAAACTCCCATGCACAAGTTCAGCAGCCAGCAATCTTGCAACAATGTGCAAAAGCTATTTCACAGGTTGCAAGGCCACAAACCTTTCAGAACCAGCCACAACAAAATCCTCCTCAGCAGCAACTTCTACATGGTGAGTTGCATCGGGCAATTCTTCCTGCCTCACCAGCAACCAATCTGATCCGTGCTAGTGGCAGTTTGCTTGGTGCTGGGAGGGCACAGTCGGGAGTTACAGATGACATCCCATCTTGCTCTACATCACCTTCAGCAAACAATGTAGTTATTCTTCCCGATTCAATTTTAAATAGGACCCAACACTGCAATATTTCAACAGAAAAGATGTCTCAGTCAGTTACAATGCTTGGTCCAAACTTCTTCGAAGCTGCTGCAGTGAATCCTGACATCTCCAAGGAAATTACTAAAGATGTACATGACGCGAAGCTTTTGATCCCAATTTCCAAGGTGCAAAATCAGGCTGTTGTTGCCcctcagacatacataagcaatgCAGTGCAAATGGATTGCTTGGACACAACCTCTTCTGCAACTTCAGTGTGCCTATCTCAGACTGATGGACCTTTGCGTCAAAGCCTACCTCTCTCTTCTTCCAATCAACCGTCAATGCTAAGAGATCCACTTCCAGATATTGATGTCCAGGGCACAGATCCAAGAAATAGTCTCCTATTTGGAGTTAATATTGATGATTCATTGGGAATACCTCTGGCCACTGATAGTTTGCTAATTAATAATGTTGATTCAGGAAAGTATCAGAATCATATCGCAGGAAATGTGGTTGCCAATTATAATACCTCAAAAGATATCCAACAAGAGCTatcatcaacaatggtttcacaatCATTCGGAGTTCCAGACATGGCATTCAATTCTATTAATTCAACAACTAATGAGAATGGATTCTTAAACAAAAATTCCTGGGTACCGACTCCACCACTGCCACTTCAACGCATGCGCACTTACACGAAG GTATACAAGCGTGGAGCTGTTGGTAGATCGATAGATGTCACACATTATTCAGGCTATGATGAGCTGAAACATGATCTTGCACGAATGTTCAGTATAGAGGGGCAGCTCGAAGATCGGCAAAGAATTGGCTGGAAGCTAGTTTATGTAGATCACGAGAATGATGTTCTCCTTGTGGGGGATGACCCATGGGA GGAGTTTGTGAACTGTGTTCGGTGCATCAAGATATTGTCCCCACAAGAAGTCCAACAGATGAGCTTGGATGTCGATCTAGGGAACAACAACCTCCCAAATCAGGCTTGCAACAGTTCAGATGGTGGAAATCCCTTGAGGGGCCATGGAGATCAGAACTCAGGCAACCCTTCGGCTGGATCATATGATCGCTTTGAATGA
- the LOC135619790 gene encoding auxin response factor 19-like isoform X3, which produces MPSSQCHTAYLETDEVYAQMTLQPANSYDKEALQASELALKQTRPQTEFFCKTLTASDTSTHGGFSVPRRAAEKNFPPLDFSMQPPSQELQARDLHDNLWTFRHIYRGQPKRHLLTTGWSLFVGGKRLFAGDSVLFIRDKKQQLLLGIRRANRQPTNISSSVLSSDSMHIGILAAAAHAAANHSPFTVFYNPRASPSEFVVPFAKYQKAVYSNQISLGMRFRMMFETEELGTRRYMGTITGISDLDPVRWKNSQWCNLQVGWDESAAGERRNRVSIWDIEPVVAPFFICPPPFFRKRPIPPGVPDDESSEMEIFFKRAMPWLGEEICIKDSQTQSTIMPGLSLVQWMNLQQNPSLANQTLLAETLQSLNGAVMQNLGTTDLCRQYGLHPQTLQHNNIQFNTNRFPPQAQEVDEIVKVPIPLNQLSVASTPPQQMPDLTVQTKHQFVNQALPNQRHNNVVQPQVLVQTQVQPQQQPVLQNNQLSQSSLPQDQQHPQQLLLQQLRQQLQQQQHQQQHHQQLQQQYEQQQSRTPVMVPSQMNEQLSDQHIQLQLLKKLHQPQQQQQQSFSQSRMQQPQHSQIQEYQKAAIDVPQQLSNSHAQVQQPAILQQCAKAISQVARPQTFQNQPQQNPPQQQLLHGELHRAILPASPATNLIRASGSLLGAGRAQSGVTDDIPSCSTSPSANNVVILPDSILNRTQHCNISTEKMSQSVTMLGPNFFEAAAVNPDISKEITKDVHDAKLLIPISKVQNQAVVAPQTYISNAVQMDCLDTTSSATSVCLSQTDGPLRQSLPLSSSNQPSMLRDPLPDIDVQGTDPRNSLLFGVNIDDSLGIPLATDSLLINNVDSGKYQNHIAGNVVANYNTSKDIQQELSSTMVSQSFGVPDMAFNSINSTTNENGFLNKNSWVPTPPLPLQRMRTYTKVYKRGAVGRSIDVTHYSGYDELKHDLARMFSIEGQLEDRQRIGWKLVYVDHENDVLLVGDDPWEEFVNCVRCIKILSPQEVQQMSLDVDLGNNNLPNQACNSSDGGNPLRGHGDQNSGNPSAGSYDRFE; this is translated from the exons ATGCCTTCTTCACAATGTCACACTGCAT ATCTAGAGACAGATGAAGTTTATGCTCAAATGACTCTTCAGCCAGCCAACTCA TATGACAAGGAGGCATTGCAAGCATCAGAGCTTGCATTAAAACAAACCAGGCCACAGACAGAATTCTTTTGTAAAACACTTACTGCAAGTGATACAAGCACTCATGGAGGTTTCTCTGTACCTCGTCGTGCTGCAGAGAAAAATTTTCCTCCTCTT GACTTTTCAATGCAGCCACCTTCTCAAGAACTGCAGGCGAGAGACTTGCATGATAATTTGTGGACCTTCCGTCACATCTATCGAG GTCAACCCAAAAGGCACTTGCTCACAACTGGTTGGAGCTTATTTGTGGGTGGAAAGAGGCTCTTTGCTGGTGATTCCGTCTTATTTATTCG GGATAAAAAACAACAGCTTCTTTTAGGCATTAGGCGTGCTAACAGGCAACCTACTAACATATCATCATCGGTTCTTTCAAGTGATAGTATGCATATTGGGATTCTTGCTGCTGCAGCCCATGCTGCCGCCAATCACAGCCCATTCACTGTATTTTACAACCCAAG GGCTAGTCCTTCAGAGTTTGTTGTTCCTTTTGCAAAGTACCAGAAAGCAGTATATAGCAACCAAATATCACTGGGTATGCGCTTTCGTATGATGTTCGAAACCGAAGAATTAGGAACACGAAG GTACATGGGTACAATCACAGGTATTAGCGATCTAGATCCTGTTAGGTGGAAAAACTCACAATGGTGCAATTTGCAG GTAGGATGGGATGAGTCTGCAGCAGGTGAGAGGCGCAACAGAGTCTCTATATGGGATATTGAACCTGTAGTAGCTCCTTTCTTCATCTGTCCTCCACCATTTTTTAGAAAGCGACCCATACCACCAGGAGTGCCAG ATGATGAATCATCAGAAATGGAAATTTTTTTCAAGAGGGCAATGCCTTGGCTTGGAGAGGAGATCTGCATAAAGGATTCTCAAACTCAGAGCACTATAATGCCTGGCCTAAGTTTAGTTCAATGGATGAATTTGCAGCAGAATCCCTCTCTAGCTAACCAAACCCTGCTGGCAGAAACTTTGCAGTCCCTTAATGGAGCAGTTATGCAGAACCTTGGCACAACTGATCTTTGTAGGCAGTATGGTTTGCACCCTCAAACATTGCAGCATAATAACATACAGTTCAACACTAACAGGTTCCCTCCACAAGCCCAAGAAGTTGATGAAATCGTTAAGGTGCCAATTCCACTGAACCAGTTGAGTGTTGCTAGTACACCACCACAACAAATGCCAGATTTAACCGTGCAGACAAAGCATCAATTTGTTAACCAAGCATTACCGAATCAGAGGCACAACAATGTTGTGCAGCCACAAGTACTGGTCCAGACTCAAGTGCAGCCACAGCAGCAGCCAGTGCTTCAGAACAATCAGCTATCACAATCCAGTCTCCCACAAGATCAGCAACATCCTCAGCAACTGCTTCTGCAACAACTAAGGCAGCAGCTTCAGCAGCAGCAACATCAACAGCAACACCACCAGCAACTTCAGCAGCAATATGAGCAACAGCAAAGTAGGACCCCTGTTATGGTCCCCAGCCAAATGAATGAACAGTTATCTGACCAACACATTCAGTTGCAGCTGCTAAAGAAACTCCATCagccacagcagcagcagcagcagtcatTTTCACAGTCCAGAATGCAACAGCCTCAACATTCTCAAATTCAGGAATACCAGAAAGCTGCCATAGATGTACCACAGCAATTATCAAACTCCCATGCACAAGTTCAGCAGCCAGCAATCTTGCAACAATGTGCAAAAGCTATTTCACAGGTTGCAAGGCCACAAACCTTTCAGAACCAGCCACAACAAAATCCTCCTCAGCAGCAACTTCTACATGGTGAGTTGCATCGGGCAATTCTTCCTGCCTCACCAGCAACCAATCTGATCCGTGCTAGTGGCAGTTTGCTTGGTGCTGGGAGGGCACAGTCGGGAGTTACAGATGACATCCCATCTTGCTCTACATCACCTTCAGCAAACAATGTAGTTATTCTTCCCGATTCAATTTTAAATAGGACCCAACACTGCAATATTTCAACAGAAAAGATGTCTCAGTCAGTTACAATGCTTGGTCCAAACTTCTTCGAAGCTGCTGCAGTGAATCCTGACATCTCCAAGGAAATTACTAAAGATGTACATGACGCGAAGCTTTTGATCCCAATTTCCAAGGTGCAAAATCAGGCTGTTGTTGCCcctcagacatacataagcaatgCAGTGCAAATGGATTGCTTGGACACAACCTCTTCTGCAACTTCAGTGTGCCTATCTCAGACTGATGGACCTTTGCGTCAAAGCCTACCTCTCTCTTCTTCCAATCAACCGTCAATGCTAAGAGATCCACTTCCAGATATTGATGTCCAGGGCACAGATCCAAGAAATAGTCTCCTATTTGGAGTTAATATTGATGATTCATTGGGAATACCTCTGGCCACTGATAGTTTGCTAATTAATAATGTTGATTCAGGAAAGTATCAGAATCATATCGCAGGAAATGTGGTTGCCAATTATAATACCTCAAAAGATATCCAACAAGAGCTatcatcaacaatggtttcacaatCATTCGGAGTTCCAGACATGGCATTCAATTCTATTAATTCAACAACTAATGAGAATGGATTCTTAAACAAAAATTCCTGGGTACCGACTCCACCACTGCCACTTCAACGCATGCGCACTTACACGAAG GTATACAAGCGTGGAGCTGTTGGTAGATCGATAGATGTCACACATTATTCAGGCTATGATGAGCTGAAACATGATCTTGCACGAATGTTCAGTATAGAGGGGCAGCTCGAAGATCGGCAAAGAATTGGCTGGAAGCTAGTTTATGTAGATCACGAGAATGATGTTCTCCTTGTGGGGGATGACCCATGGGA GGAGTTTGTGAACTGTGTTCGGTGCATCAAGATATTGTCCCCACAAGAAGTCCAACAGATGAGCTTGGATGTCGATCTAGGGAACAACAACCTCCCAAATCAGGCTTGCAACAGTTCAGATGGTGGAAATCCCTTGAGGGGCCATGGAGATCAGAACTCAGGCAACCCTTCGGCTGGATCATATGATCGCTTTGAATGA